The segment ACTACAGAGGATGTCTTGCACAAACGCTGTTGCCCCTCCTCTGTTATTTAAAGCACACTCTTCAGGAACCGTTTGACCACGTGCATCTGCAGAGGACATATGGATACGAAACGCATTGTCGTGGGGGATTTTTTTGAAAACTCACTCCTAAAACAGTTCTTCATGACGGAGAGCATGAAGAGATTCTTCTGTTACCTTATTCACACTCCGTGAGTGCTTCTTCACAGTTGACTGGGTATTTTTTTAGGGTCAAGGGATCTGTAAATCTACTTGCATATATATGAGGAGCATTCACCACCTATATTTTTGTGCTATATATTACCACGTGGGAGAGGCCAAGACTGAACAATTCTATCAAGAGTTTATAAGGAATTTAAAAGATTTGCTCTTCACATCGACCAACACAAATGATTTCTCAGACAATTTTGTACGGTTAACGTTTTATTTACAGTTCATTCACAGCCAATCCTGTTAACTTAAATTCAAAACGTCACCGATCATCTCTGTGATTGGACTTTGAGGCATTCATGATGTGTGATGTGTATCCTTAACGTGAGAGAGAAAATGTGACACAAATATTTGAATCGATGTGTGGATTAACAGTTTGTTGTGACCTCCtttggattttttaaaataattcctATAGTACTTTGATGTAAAAGTATGTATGACTCTCTGTTGATAAATTCCCATCTTCAATATGGGCCGCAGGACATATGTCAGCATTTTAACCTGAAGGCTGcagatgatttttttaatgaaggtgtttattttcttttatttaagagGTGTTTTTGTGAGGAAGGGTCATTGAGCAGCATCTATAGTCAACATCGTACAAATTTGATGTGAAAATTCGTTCATTATAGCATTCTTATTACTACTATTATTATATAAGAtttgtataaaattaaatgcaCTTAACATTTATACCGTATACTTTTGTATAATCCTCAGATTACATAACATCAAATGCATGTttcttaaatacagtatattggtaTATGGTGGCAACAAATTATGATCATATCTATCGTGTATATACAGGCCACGAAACACTTTTCCAATTATGTCTGACCTTACTGATGTTGTCTCAtgtaacacaaaatgtacacTAAACACCACTACATTAATTATTAAAAGCCATTGATAATGTTTCCGACCATTAATAATGTGTCCAAATGTTCTGCCCAACATGTTCTGGTTCTGATAAACCCAAGACTAAAGTAGATTTGGTAAATGATCAATGACAAACATGTACTTCTTACGCAGAACATTTTATTGAAGGCCTAATAAAGTACAAACGATGTGTTATGCAAAGTAAGAGACGCATAAAAATTGCAATTACATAGTTTTTGACATGACAGTATTCGGGTCAGACAGTGTTGGTTATGTGCTTCCAGGTCTCCAAACTGTGAGATTCATTCCAGTGCCTTCTAAAGTATTCACCACAACATTTTACAGATCATATGAACAGATATTTATGTGTTTACATGTCATAGAATGCATATTACAGCGCAGGTATGTTCTTGTGTAGGAGTGAACGCTGCAGACTTCAGGAGGTTATGCTGACATAACGGTCCAGAGTTCCAAAATCTACCAACCTGTGATGTTTTCCGTGTTAATTTTGCTCTCAACATCAGCCATAGGGATTTGCATTCttgcatgcattttaatttagttctatcgttttttttttttaacatgtcaGATTTTTACACAGTGCCTACCAAAAACCATATGACCCAGGACTGCTGCTTTCTCACTTCTACTCATTCTTCACCTCTGCCATAGGTttcctattttttttctttttatatttcttcCACCATCAAATGGTGGTACAACGTTTTAAGTCCCTTCACCAGTCTGAACTTATTTACCAACATCAGCTTTTTTCTATAACTgactgcaataaaataaaaacatttatgataaaaaaaattgatcAAGCATATGACTATTTGCAGTACAGCTGGGTACTCCTCCCATATTAATGCATTCAAAAGATATATAAACAGAGGgtaaaaagcataaaaaaagttttgtaaagaaatatatttttatgaagaaattatttgtaaaatgtatGAAACTATTATGTAAATTTTCAATGCAATGTAAGATTAAAAAGGCTAATTCCTTTTGTAATGAGTCGTCTTGTTCTTTCATTGTTTGAATACTTTTCATGTTGTTGATGGGAACATTGTTTTTCTAGTTTATTCAGATCAATAATATATCATgtcttttattatgttttctatTCAGATGAGAATCACAATTTCATCTTTTTAAAGTATTTCcagtttattagtttatttagtATTTCCAAATAATGCATTCATGAACTCAGTGTGAGCATTGTTCTGCACACAACATGTCTGATTAAAATTTCACAATTAAACATTCCTGTTTACCCCCTACTCAAATGTCACATTTGTTTGCTTCAGTCACATTTGTGTTGCTATGCAACTGCTTGATTGACACCTTCAATCACAATTTGATGCAGTGAGTGGAAGAGTTAGAAGCTGCAGAAATCCCTGTAGGGTAAACCAGTTTCATTTCCCTTTTGACATCGTCTTAATTGCAATGGCTGTCTGCAAATGAATAAATCTCAAACAAAAATCATGAAAATCTGAAACTAGATTGCAGAGACTAACCAATCTCGGCGTGGAAAATTATCTATCTGTGTTTGCATCATAGGTCATAAGTTACTCTGTGCCTGCAATTTCAAAGAAAATTGTAGCTGATTGTCTCATTGCATGTGTGGAAATTCACTCTTTGTTAGCATCATTGGCTACTTTTTGATGTGGCCACTTTCAACTCCCTggaaacattaaacaaattgtAAGAAATAACAACGGATGACACAGTCAAATGAATATTGTacgctgtaaaaaaacatgaatcaaGATAAGATCATAGAATACTGATTTCTCTCAGATGCATTCAAAAGATGAAAGAGTAGACACGAAACAAACTCAAGAAGTGTTCTGTTCTTGAAAGTGTATTTCTGACAGACTCTGTGATACTAACATTTACACAGCAGTGAATATAAGGCCAATTCTAGTTTGCGACAAGAGTTAGAATTCAAACTCAGTGAAACACTTCTGAGGTAAAACTGTGCAAGATTATGAATTTTGTATCATTTGCATcagaaagaaataataaaaagctgcaGAATGGTTTTCTAGAATGCAGACTTCTGTTTGCAAAAATCTTGTCCGGACCTTTGGATCCAGATCTTACCAGTGTACAAAAGTAAACGAAAatctttaaaatcaaacattgaaATGCATTTTAGTATGCCTGCATAGAACTGCATTGGGTCAGAAATATGCAATATTATTAACATAAACTCACTTATTACTTATTTACCTTTTCATTGTCAGGCAATTTCTATGTTGGCTGGCTTCTTCCCTTGATATGAATTTGAATCAAAATAGGGTACACCACCTTTTACATCAACAATGAAACAAATCAGAAAAATAGCATGGCGTATGGGGAATGTTTTCTATTTGTATATTATGAATTATTAAATGTACTATTAATATCATGATTTAAGGGGAGACcaactgtgttttttatttatgcgTGTATCTCGAGTCGAAAATGGCTCTTTGGCGACAATAAAATACTTGTAGTTTCATTGCATTTTGCAAGTTCGCTGCCATCCATATCCCTATCAGAGCAAACCTGCAAACTTATTTTTGTGTtgcaattatattatatatgattttttttatctctcCGTCGGTCCTATTTTGTTGAATATGCTTCATCTCTAGGGAACGAAAACCCACATCAAACCATTCAGATGCAGTCATATAATCCTGTAGTCTACAGTTTATATTCTCTGTCACAGTAAAGTTCATGTCCAGCCTTTCATCTCAGTGCTGCCACGTTTTATAACGCAACAGCTTCAAGCGCATAAATATCTTTCAGAAGAACCAgcaaatttctttctttctacatCATTTCACACCAATAGTGAGATCAAGGTTACTTGTAAAATTTCTCTTTACCGCAGGGAAGTGGTAGATGACACCACAGCATTTTGTAGTGCTCTTAGCATATAGTGCTTTTAGAGGTGATGTGGGAAATATTTCAATGCTCAGATACGTTTTCCTTTCTaataaaaaacaagtttttCATATGTTGCTTTTTGAAATGTGTGCCATCTCTGTGGCGCTTTTAATGCGCAGCAATATTGGTTTAACCGGTATGTGTTTGGGATGTGTATtggtatataaaaatatattttttgcagcaCAGTTCTGGTTTCTAATGCTAGTGGTGCAGAAATTACATCAACATTAAGCCTTCCGCTGAATAGAGAGAGAGTCAAGGGATTGTGATAATCTAAGACTCACATACATATTGCAGACTGCATTCTGTAGCCTAAAATAAGATCTTAAGTTTTAAATCAACACCTTACCCTTCCACATGTACAACAAACCACTCACTGGTGAGTTCTCATATCTGGCTTCCCGTGCAATCGCCATGCCTTAATACCTGCAGCAGATCCTATACTGGTGTTCTCATTTCCCACTGGCTGCAGATTCAGATTGCAAATGCACTCATGGCTACTCAAGAAAGCGAGTGCAGATGTCTCCGCTGTGTTTCACTCTTCGGCTGCATCTGCCCGAATCCATGCGGTAATGAGATTCTTAGAGGCCTGATTAAACACGCTGCTCTCGAACCTCAACTGAGACTTATGAAGCACTTATCCAGCCCAGTTGGATGACACAACCGACAAAGGCAAAACGCCCTGTGACAATATTTGGTCCAAAATGAGAAGAAACGGAGGACAGTCCGTTTGCATGAGGAAAGAATGTGCTTAGTTTTTTCCATTGTAAACTTCCAAGGTCACTTTCCTTTCCGTTGGTGAGGAACAAATGTGTCGCTGCCCTGAGATTTGATGGATGTCTCATTCGATGACACTGTGATCACCATATTAGAATAAATGCATGACAAAGGCCTCCACAGTAAAGCTCACCAGTTATGATCATTTCCAATTAAAAGTCAGCAATTCAGTTGTCATGGAGGAGTAATGGAAATTCATACTCTCAGACTCTGAAAGCCCTCACCCTTAAGGTAACATGCTGGAAATGGCCATCTCTATTCCTTCCCCTCAAGCACCCAGCATGATTTATTCAAAATACTTTAGGAGGGTCATCACGCACAGGTTCATACTGTATGCATCAAATGCTTTTTGAcggcactcactaaatccttggtgttccgagtcagacgtgatcacccaaacgtgttttttcatcaattttaacaatcataggtagtttagatggttagagtaaggttagggttagggtgtgggttagggtaaaggtttcgtaagacttgaaacaccaaagatttagtcaaaaccaacaagccacgtccacggatctgactcgaaacaccaaggattaagtgagtGCCGCTTTTTGACCTTTGGTTCACTATATAAAGATGTTAAGTTCTGTAATTGTATGTATTATCTGAGTGTTTCGTTCATTAAGTTTCATCACTTTTTAGAGTAAAAAAACTGTGTAGTCTTAATCCCATACATTGTTCCACCTATCTGTGATCATTGTTAGGTTGTGAATTTTACCTACTCCAAAACAGTGATAATGCTGTCATGAAATCCACAGGtgtggagaacccaattgcagggagcgggggatgaaggggttaacaaggatttttattttaacaaacacaaaacccacgatgggggaaaacataATACAATAAGATTATAACAGGATgaagactaactaacactaaactgaaaataaacaacactagacataaactaaactgaacacttactagTTTGACGGGGGTTTTcacagcaaacaggaacacgagcGTGGGAAAACAGGTAATCACTGGCCACATCAAGACGTGGAACTCAACcaaagacaccatatacaatgaccgagcaacaagacaatgaaacatgagggcattttaaagggaagacaaacgaagggtaatcaacgagggcaggtgggaaacattagacacggcagggaagcaatacatgaaacgagaggggcggggccaatgacaagacacgagaaagcacatgcgatgtaaaaacgtaaacaactcatggctttctcacataaaacaagggatcctgccgtgattctgctgcaagatcaagaaagacatgacaagatggggcagaatcacgacaaatGCAGTATAAAAGCTTAATATGCTGTATACAAGTTAAATAGCAAGCTAAAATAACAGtcacaaacacaatacatgtatTTACCACTAGACACTTTTGAGAAATCATCTCATTGAAGAGAAAATACTTTCTACAGTGTACAATGGTAACATGTGACAACCTGTTCAATTAATGCTGCTGAggaacaacatatttctttaaaggATTAAAGATgctataaaatgaaaaagtatgATAACAGATCAAGCTGCGTCAAGCTCATCTCTTATTTCTTGCATTCATATCCATAAGGCAATGTGAGGCTTATGCAGAGTCAGACTGCagtgggttttatgtgggatgGAGTGTGAGCACCATCAGGTGGCTACAAATTGGGATTTTTTGAGTATTAAACATCTTTAGTGAAAATATTACAGACTTTGCATTTGCAGTAGATgcaatatcatgtttttgtgtcttgtgtttgttttttccctttAAGGTTATCACTGAGCCAGCTTGGTGAACGTTTAAAAATTTCCTATAAATAATTAGTAGGCTAATGAACCTAAAGCAAATAGTTCAGTTTGCcactttttataaaaaacaaattaagTAGTTCTCCAAAGGAAGTATCGTTTCATTTCAAAACCTtaaatttcctaaatatataggcCTAGGCTAGTTAAAGAAGTGTAATTTCCTATCATGTGTGATGTTTGCTTCATCGTTATGCATTACTCATATTCACATACGGTGAACTGCCCAAACCGTCTGTATCGTTTCTGAgaaacttatttattttgtcacatGTCCAACAGGACCCATTTAATTGTTTGAGCCAGTTTTTAACAATGCTACATATATAATTTCAtagttaaaacattaatatttcaCTCCAAGATGCGATGTTCTGTGTGAACTGTGCGTTTCTGTTACACACTATTCCAGTAGACTATATTAGCTGGTGTGACATCATCTGTCTCCCTAAACATTCGGCTCATTTTTAAAGGAACCTCACGGCGGGAGGGGGCGTcgccattttgtttgttttagtgaaTCTGTACAGTAGGAGGAGGTTGAGAAAGGCACCCTATAGATACGGTTGCTAAATACGGAAAGCTACGATAGGACCGCTTTTTGTAAGTACTTATAGCCTAAAACACAATATGGGTTTCACTGCATGCATTACAAGCGTAACTGCTAGTGTTTAGGTTCGAAACCAGCTAGAAGCTTCCACACTATACAGCAGCGGTAAATGGCAGACGCTGTGTAACTGGTATCTCTGAATATCTTTAAAAATCTCTGCTGACTGATACGGAATATGAAGAATATGTACATTTGCCGCGAGTACAGCATGAGCAAAACCCGCACATGGCGCGCCGCAGTGCAAACGTCCAGACAGATCTTGATCTCGCGACAGCAGACCGTTAGCCGGTTAACTGTTCTGTTAGCTACAGCATTTAAAAATCATGCCACTCGGAGTTTTATGTCATTAACAGTCATTATAAAAATGTCATAGACCATTTCAGACCTTAAATTAAATCTCACAGACGGTGTTACGTAAAATCTAGAACTGCGAGTCATTCAGCATCAAACAGGCCCCGCTGTCAGACTGatagtgacacacacacacgtctctctctctctctctctctctctctctctctctctctctctctctctctctNNNNNNGGtcttctctctcttcagtctctcctcttctcttctctctctctcttctcttctcatctccctctctctctctctctctctctctctctctctctctctctctctctctctctctctctctctctctctctctctctcaacagcaACAGATGTTGAGCATGAAAACATATATCCCATATTTAACTACCGCTTACTGCATGCTTTGTTACAATTCGACATTCTTGTAACATTGTTACACTTTTACATCGAATGTGGTTACATTATAATAGAAACATTCTTGATAAACTGTAACATTATTCAGACGAATTGTTATTAGCTGCCAAAATCTATAATTCAGTGTTTTAATAGTCATATACTAACTGGCAATATGAAGGAACtcctattatttttttcttagaaaATTGCTTAAAATGTCTCCGGTTAAAATGAGAATAGTTTCATTTCAACTTTAATTTCTTTTCATTCACTTATTATAACCAATTTAAAGTCTTTGAGATCCATTGGCCAAATATCTGGCAACATAGACAACTGAAACGTTCTATCTAATTCCAACCCCATTTTCTCTCCAGGTTCAGCGTCCCCCTCCACCTTAGTGTGAGAAGGTGCAGGGCCGATGTTCTACGCTCACTTTGTCCTCAGCAAGCGTGGGCCGCTAGCCAAAATCTGGTTAGCGGCCCACTGGGATAAGAAGCTGACCAAGGCACACGTGTTCGAGTGCAATCTGGAGAGCAGTGTTGAGAGCATCATTTCTCCGAAGGTTAATGGACTGTCTTGAAATACCACTGTTTGGTGTACTCTCTCCAAGCGCTTGTACAAAATGTCTTGCAGACCAAATGTActtataataatatttgttttatatgatAGGTAAAAATGGCTCTCCGTACATCTGGCCACTTACTTCTGGGTGTTGTGAGGATCTACCACAGAAAAGCCAAGTACTTGCTGGCAGATTGTAACGAGGCTTTTATTAAGATTAAAATGGCCTTTCGCCCAGGTATGTTGAGGCTGTGCTGAATACGTCTCGTTGCACTGCAGCTTCTGTACTTTGAATCTGGCAGAGGAATGCATTGTGGACTGTTTGACACAGGTGTGGTTGATCTGCCCGAGGAGAACCGTGAAGCGGCCTACAACGCCATCACGTTACCTGAGGAGTTTCACGACTTCGATCAGCCACTTCCAGACCTGGAGTATGTGCAACTTTAACTTGTTTTTTTCACTCGCTCTGTTTAGTCAAGAAATTAAATTCAGTGTTAACTTGCCCTGTGTCGTGGATTACAGTGACATTGACGTTGCTCAGCAGTTCACTCTGAATCAGTCTCGTGTGGAGGAGATCACCATGCGTGAAGAAGTGGGCAATCTTAATTTACTGCAAGAGAATGATTTTGGTATGACtcttttttcatttgatttctaTAGGATGCCACAGAAATTCTCTATTTTAAgttgatttgtttaaattttgtaGATtatattgattgattgattattTGATTTAGTTCCTTGCCAGCCCTGCATGTACATATTGTATACCaattattattaacaatgttTAACATATTGCTACTCACAGCTGATTTTGGCATGGATGACCGAGAGATGATGCGTGAGGAAGGTGCATTTGCCGTGGACATCATCCATGGGGTGTCTGCATCTAACCTGCTGCTGGACTCAGAGTCAAGCAGCGGGCAGATAGCCGACAAGTCCAATCACCTAGAGTACGACCAGTACAAGGATGACTTTGGAGACAACCCTATGGAGAGCAGTGAGGGAGGCATGCTGGGTAAGTTGGCATGTGTTTTTATGATGACGAATTATTATATCTTTTGCTTCAGCATTTAATGTGCATAAACATTCTGCACAGTACTGTAGATAAAACTGAGATTAAGTTTGATGCTTCCTGCACCTACAGTGGACAAACTTCTCACTAATGAGGATGGAGGTGGGATTTTTGATGACCCTCCAGCCATCACTGAAGGTGTGATGATGCCCCAGGACCACGGtggcgatgatgatgatgatttcgACAACCTTTCGCGTATGAATGCACATCTCAAACACGTCTACGTTTCATGTAAGGTATTTTTGGTGTTCCTTACGATTCAACTGTATTTTATCCAATAGCGGCAGGGGGTCCAGACAGTCCAGATTCTGGTCCAGTGGAGCAGCTCCCTACCATGACAGACCAGACAGAACAGACCACCCTGGTCCATAATGAGGAGGAGGCTTTTGCTTTGGAGCCCATTGACATCACAGGTCAGCCAGAACAGATAacacacttaaaggaacagttacgtgtcaagttgttccaaaactgtatacatttctttattctgatgaacacagagaaagatatttggaagaatgcttgaaaccaaaccgtttttggccaccattgtctaccatagtaggaaaaattgctttataaatgtctttgttctgttgaacacaaaagaagatattttgaagaatgtaggaacttttcactaccattgtaattttcctactatggtagtcaatggtggccaagaactgcttggttaccagcgttcttccaaatatctttctctgtattcatcagaacaaagaaattcatacagatttggaacatttgatgatagaatttttatttttgggtgaactgtccctttcgTTTAACCCTAACGGGATGTTGTGGACaagattttgttttcttaaataactttttttctcTTAATCTGATCGGTACAAAGTTTGCCACCTAAGCATACCCAAAAAAGTTGGACTTCATTCAACAATGTTAAATTGGTGAAAATTCAATTCTAAACTTCAGagcaattttttttgttgttgttcaatAACCATCAATAAATCCAGCACAATGCAGATCATACATACACATAGATGAAGGGGTGAGCCTATACAACATCCTCAATGTGACCAACattcacacaaacgcacacacattcaCGCACACGCAAACTCACACACATCCACAAACAAAGAACTGACAAAGAGCCTATAACAGAgtgctttttttattattttgtcaaataaaaacaggAACTCACACATACATGAACAAAAAATTTAATGAGACGATAACTTCGCAATAAATACACtcgtacacaaacacacacttcagagagagatcGAATTCCCACTGCAAGATTTGATGATGCTTCCAGATAAAACATAGCTAAAGTTAAGTTTTCAAGTAATTTTGTAGCAGCACAATGGCAAAGAGGTTTACTGTAGCAGAGACCCTGGATCTCTTACTTGACATTTGATGTTTGTTGCTGCAAATAAGTGATGACTTTCTCATACTTTGCATTTTccttatatttataatttataatatgagattggcagaaactgcgcgtTCAGCCGGACCTTTACGAAGTTCATACGCACTATTTAAAATATAGGTTTTCGATTTAATGTATTCTGCCATGTTTGTCTTTGACTATATCAGTGAAGGAGACCAAAGCCAAAAGGAAGAGGAAGCTTATTGTTGACAGTGTGAAAGAGCTGGACAGTAAGACCATCCGTGCCCAGCTGAGTGACTACTCTGACATTGTGACCACCCTGGATCTGGCTCCCCccaccaagaagctgatgatgtGGAAGGAAACAGGAGGAGTGGAGAAGCTCTTTTCTCTGCCAGCTCAGCCCCTCTGGAACAGCAGACTGCTCAAGGTCAGAATGAATCTGTAGAACAAGCAGTGTGAGATTAAAAAGAAGACCAAACGATTCGTCCAGGCTTTAAGTGGAACAAAATACATAATTCGCCTTGGACATTTCTGCtatttgatttcttttgtaGTCTTATCATTTGTTCTGAGATCAGCTCTACTCCTCTGAGCAGATGTTCACGCGGTGCCTGACCCCTTTGGTTCCTGATGAactgaggaagaggaggaaagGTGGAGAAGCGGACAGCCTGGATGAGTTCCTCAAAGACTTGGAGAACCCTGAGGTGCCACGAGAAGAGGCCCTGTCTCAGCAGCAAAGAGACCTCATTGGTAAGAGAGGCTGTATCAACTTCTAACTGTATTATATAAAGCATAATATGATTTGTAGGTGTTCATACTCCTTGGCTTTTTCCAGACCAGACTATCTTGGAGGAACCCAATGTTTTGCAGGCTTCAGCTATGGAGGGCAGTCGCACGACCCTCGATGAGTCAGTCATGCCTCCACCTTCAGGACACCGTGGACAAAAGCGCAAAGCTCAGGACACAGAGCCTGCCTTGCCTGTGAGTCCTGCATTCCGGTTCCTTATAAATGGTTCCTTTGCTGGTCTTAGTCCACCCTCTCCTGCTAGATATCTGTCTGAACATGTAAAAGCCACTAACCAATTAGACCAATTagattaaaattttatttaatgattttCTGTCTGATATGATTTGGGCTTTTAATTCTCCAAGGCAAATGTGCATACTGGCAATAACCACCAGGTGGTGCTAAGTGTCTGAAATGTCATAAAACTGCTCAAAAATCTGAGACAACTGTTtgaattttttctttttgcattgatttaattaaaatattttaattacaaatgtTATGACCATAAGAATTAGAGAGAAAAATTAAaagcatttaagtatttattttatatttggtaCCCCTTTTGCTTTAATGACAACATTCACTCCTGTTAATTTGTACAAAACATAATAACCCATTATTTTGTATACtaatgtatgactttctgtattgcattttgtacattattttctaatgttttTCTAAGATGCTTGAGGATGATCGCTCCTCTATTGTGTCTACACGGCACATGAACATGCAGCAGGTGGAACTGCCCCCCGAGGAGCTAGCCAACATCGCTGAACTCATCCCTGAGCTCGACCTGATAGGAGAGAAGAGCAAAGAGAAGAAGGATGACGATGATGAAGAAGAGGTGAAGAGGCTGTAAAATGATGCAATAAAAAATGCGATGCAAAATAGCCAGAATAAGCCACTAAGAAATCATATTCTGCCCTTTTGCTTCAGATTGTTTGATTGTATTTTATCCATCTGGTTCCTGTCAGATCTGATCACTCAGTTAACTGTTCATTTGTGTTTGAAGGAGGAGGATGGTCAAAGTGGAAACCAAGATCAGGAGGAGAGGAGATGGAACAAGAGAACCCAGCAGATGTTGCATGGGTTACAGGCTAGAATGaatttttatctgctttttttgTCAGGATATTCAGTCTAAAATGAGACATAAACTGATTTTATATTAGCAAATATGTTTCCCAAAGGCATCTTAATGGCATAAGTGGGTCTAAAACTGTCAAGTGCATCTGTATGACCTCACTGTTTATTCTTTCCACA is part of the Triplophysa rosa linkage group LG16, Trosa_1v2, whole genome shotgun sequence genome and harbors:
- the rad21b gene encoding RAD21 cohesin complex component b → MFYAHFVLSKRGPLAKIWLAAHWDKKLTKAHVFECNLESSVESIISPKVKMALRTSGHLLLGVVRIYHRKAKYLLADCNEAFIKIKMAFRPGVVDLPEENREAAYNAITLPEEFHDFDQPLPDLDDIDVAQQFTLNQSRVEEITMREEVGNLNLLQENDFADFGMDDREMMREEGAFAVDIIHGVSASNLLLDSESSSGQIADKSNHLEYDQYKDDFGDNPMESSEGGMLVDKLLTNEDGGGIFDDPPAITEGVMMPQDHGGDDDDDFDNLSPAGGPDSPDSGPVEQLPTMTDQTEQTTLVHNEEEAFALEPIDITVKETKAKRKRKLIVDSVKELDSKTIRAQLSDYSDIVTTLDLAPPTKKLMMWKETGGVEKLFSLPAQPLWNSRLLKMFTRCLTPLVPDELRKRRKGGEADSLDEFLKDLENPEVPREEALSQQQRDLIDQTILEEPNVLQASAMEGSRTTLDESVMPPPSGHRGQKRKAQDTEPALPMLEDDRSSIVSTRHMNMQQVELPPEELANIAELIPELDLIGEKSKEKKDDDDEEEEEDGQSGNQDQEERRWNKRTQQMLHGLQRVIAKTGAESISLLDLCRNNNKKQAAAKFYSFLVLKKQQAVELRQDEPYSDIIASPGPRFHII